The following are encoded in a window of Gavia stellata isolate bGavSte3 chromosome 17, bGavSte3.hap2, whole genome shotgun sequence genomic DNA:
- the LOC104255091 gene encoding olfactory receptor-like protein COR8 has translation MKYGNTAKGNRTMVTQFVLLGLTSEPKLQAPLFVIFLIISLITLMGNLGLITLIRTNPRLHTPMYFFLCNLSVVDLCYSSVFSPKLLIGFLVEKKTISYSACFAQHFFFLVFATTEVLLLAVMAYDRYVAVCNPLLYAVSMPQRVCVQLVAGSYVGGILNSLIQTCCLLPLPFCGPNVINHYFCDTNPLLKLTCSDDHLNELLLVTFNGTISMSVLFIIIISYVYILFSILRIRSAKGRHKAFSTCASHLLTITLFYVPAGLSHMQPGSKYSLEMEKVTAVFYTLIVPMLNPLIYSLRNKEVKDALRKATANNVFVS, from the coding sequence ATGAAGTACGGCAATACGGCTAAAGGCAATCGCACCATGGTGACCCAGTTTGTCCTCCTAGGACTGACAAGTGAGCCCAAGCTGCAGGCTCCTCTCTTCGTAATCTTCTTAATTATTTCTCTCATCACCTTGATGGGCAACCTCGGGCTGATCACATTGATCAGGACAAACCCCCGGCTGCACACtcccatgtacttcttcctctgcaATCTGTCTGTTGTTGATCTTTGCTACTCCTCCGTCTTTTCGCCAAAGCTGCTTATTGGCTTCTtggtggaaaagaaaaccatttcttACTCCGCCTGCTTTGcccagcatttctttttccttgtgtttgCGACCACAGAGGTGCTCTTGCTGGCTGTGATGGCATACGACCGCTACGTAGCCGTTTGCAACCCGCTGCTCTACGCTGTGTCTATGCCCCAGAGGGTCTGCGTTCAGCTGGTGGCCGGGTCATACGTAGGGGGGATTTTGAACTCACTAATCCAAACGTGCTGCTTGCTGCCGTTGCCTTTTTGTGGCCCCAATGTCATCAACCATTACTTCTGTGACACTAACCCTCTGCTGAAACTCACCTGCTCCGATGACCACCTCAATGAGCTTTTGCTTGTAACCTTCAACGGGACCATCTCCATGTCTGTgctcttcatcatcatcatctccTATGTATACATCCTCTTCTCCATCCTGAGGATTAGGTCTGCCAAAGGAAGGCACAAAGCCTTCTCCACCTGTGCCTCCCACCTCCTGACCATTACCCTGTTCTACGTGCCCGCGGGGCTGAGCCACATGCAACCGGGCTCCAAGTACTCACTGGAGATGGAGAAAGTCACCGCCGTGTTTTATACCCTGATCGTCCCTATGCTCAACCCTCTGATCTACAGCTTGAGGAATAAGGAGGTCAAGGATGCGCTTAGGAAAGCAACAGCAAATAACGTTTTTGTGAGTTGA
- the FEN1 gene encoding flap endonuclease 1, whose protein sequence is MGIHGLAKLIADVAPSAIRENDIKSYFGRKVAIDASMSIYQFLIAVRQGAEVLQNEDGETTSHLMGMFYRTIRMVENGIKPVYVFDGKPPQLKSGELAKRTERRAEAEKHLQEAQEAGEENNIEKYSKRLVKVTQQHTDECKKLLTLMGIPYVEAPGEAEASCATLVKAGKVYAAATEDMDCLTFGSPVLMRHLTASETKKLPIQEFHLNRILQDLDLTWEQFVDLCILLGCDYCESIRGIGPKRAVELIKEHKTIEKIVQQIDTKKYPLPENWLHKEAQKLFLEPDVVNPDAVELKWTEPNEEQLVQFMCGEKQFNEERIRNGVKRLSKSRQGSTQGRLDDFFKVTGSITSAKRKEPETKGSAKKKAKTNNAAAAKTKKGK, encoded by the coding sequence aTGGGAATCCATGGCCTGGCCAAGCTTATTGCTGATGTGGCTCCTAGCGCCATCCGGGAGAATGACATCAAGTCTTACTTCGGCCGGAAGGTCGCTATAGATGCCTCCATGAGCATCTACCAGTTCCTGATCGCCGTGCGCCAGGGAGCTGAAGTCCTTCAGAACGAGGATGGCGAGACCACGAGCCACCTGATGGGCATGTTCTACCGGACCATCCGCATGGTGGAGAACGGTATCAAGCCGGTTTACGTCTTTGACGGTAAGCCCCCGCAGCTGAAATCGGGAGAGCTGGCGAAGCGGACTGAGCGCCGGGCTGAGGCCGAGAAACACCTGCAGGAGGCTCAGGAGGCCGGAGAGGAGAACAACATTGAGAAGTACAGCAAGAGGCTGGTCAAGGTGACCCAGCAGCACACCGATGAGTGCAAGAAGTTACTGACGTTGATGGGCATCCCCTACGTGGAGGCGCCGGGGGAGGCCGAAGCCAGCTGCGCTACCTTGGTGAAGGCTGGGAAGGTCTATGCGGCTGCCACGGAAGATATGGATTGCCTGACTTTCGGCAGTCCTGTACTGATGCGGCATCTTACCGCCAGCGAGACGAAGAAGCTGCCTATCCAGGAGTTCCACCTGAACCGTATTCTGCAGGACCTAGACCTGACCTGGGAGCAGTTTGTGGATCTGTGTATCCTCCTGGGCTGTGACTACTGCGAGAGCATCCGCGGCATCGGGCCCAAGCGTGCCGTTGAGCTCATCAAGGAGCACAAAACCATTGAGAAGATCGTTCAGCAGATAGACACCAAGAAGTACCCTCTGCCTGAGAACTGGCTGCACAAAGAGGCCCAGAAGCTCTTTCTAGAGCCTGATGTGGTCAACCCTGATGCTGTTGAGCTGAAGTGGACCGAGCCGAACGAAGAGCAGCTCGTCCAGTTCATGTGCGGGGAGAAGCAGTTCAATGAAGAGCGGATCCGCAACGGAGTCAAGAGGCTGAGCAAAAGCCGGCAGGGCAGCACGCAGGGCCGGCTGGACGACTTCTTCAAGGTGACGGGCTCCATCACGTCAGCCAAGCGCAAAGAGCCGGAGACCAAGGGGTCGGCAAAGAAGAAAGCCAAGACCAACAACGCCGCAGCTGCAAAGaccaaaaagggaaaatag
- the TMEM258 gene encoding transmembrane protein 258, translating into MELEAMSRYTSPVNPAVFPHLTVVLLAIGMFFTAWFFVYEVTSTKYTRDIYKELLISLVASLFMGFGVLFLLLWVGIYV; encoded by the exons ATG GAGCTGGAAGCGATGAGCAGATACACCAGCCCGGTGAACCCGGCCGTCTTCCCGCACCTCACCGTGGTGCTGCTGGCCATCGGCATGTTCTTCACCGCCTGGTTCTTCGT CTACGAGGTGACTTCTACCAAGTACACGCGGGACATCTACAAGGAGCTGCTGATCTCGCTGGTGGCCTCGCTCTTCATGGGCTTCGGCGtcctcttcctgctgctgtgggTCGGTATCTACGTCTGA